The sequence TATTGCCTAATGAATTTTTCTTACTGGGAATAGCAAGATCTAAATTCACTGATGAGGAATACCGCCAAGAAATCAAAAATAGATTATTGCAAGAAAACGAGGATAGCTATATAATTTCAAGGTTTGTTGAAAAAGTTTTTTATACTTCAGGTTTTTACGATGATGATACCCTTTATTTGGAATTAAAAAATAAATTAAATTATTTGGATAAACTCTTCAACACCCAAGAAAATCATCTTTTTTATCTTTCAACACCACCAAATGTCTATTTAGAAATAATTAAACGTTTGGGAAAATTTAATTTGACCAAAGAAAGCGAAAATTCTTATTCAAGAATAATTATAGAAAAACCCTTTGGCAGTAATTTTAACACATCAAAAGAATTAGACGAAGAGCTTCATAAGTATCTAAATGAAACCCAAATATACAGAATTGACCATTATCTTGGTAAAGAGACCGTTCAAAATATAATGATGCTTAGATTTGCAAACATTGTCTTTGAACCTATTTGGAATTATAAATACATAGATAACGTTCAGATAACCGTAGCTGAAACATTAGGTGTTGAACACAGGGCGGGTTATTTTGAACAAGCTGGCTTATTAAGAGACATGTTTCAAAACCATATGATGCAGCTTTTGACTCTGGTAGCTATGGAACCACCAGCATCCCTTGAAGATACAAGCGTTAGAGACGAAAAAACGAAACTATTGAAGACTATAAGGCCTTTTGAAAAAGACAAGATAGACGAATACTTTGTAAGAGGTCAATACATTGATGGAATGATAAATGGTAAAGAAGTTTCCGCTTATACAGAAGAAAAGAATGTTAATCCAAACTCCTTTGTAGAAACATTTGTAGCGGCTAAATTTTTAATCGATAATTGGAGATGGAGTGGGGTACCTTTCTATTTAAGGGCAGGAAAAAGGTTGAAAAGAAAAGTTACAGAAATCGTCATAATCTTTAAAGACGTTCCCCATTCAATATTTGCTAAAAATGATATAACCTTAGAAAAAAATGCTCTCATTCTAAATATACAACCAGACGAAGGGTTTTCACTGAAGATCCAAGCCAAACAACCCGGTTCCAAGCTTTGTTTAAATACATTAACTATGGATTTCAATTATGACGAATTCTTCAAATTCAAAGGTCCTGATGCATATGAAAGGCTTCTTTTGGACGCCATGTTGGGTGATCAAACACTTTTTGTAAGAAGTGACGCTATGGAAATTTCTTGGAAAATCTTCACCCCTGTTTTAGAAAAATGGGAAGAAGAAAAACATAATGGGCTGAGATTATACAAAGCTGGTACTTGGGGACCAAAAGAATCTTTTGAGTTATTAGCAAAAGATAATAGAAGTTGGCGAAACTTAGACTTTGAAAGTGAGGATTTATATGCAAGCAAAGTTTTTTGAAGATCCCCAAAAGTTCCACAAAGAGACCGCAAACCTAATTTATAAACTGTATAAAAAAAGCATAGAAGAAAATAAATTATTCACCTTAATGCTCTCAGGCGGAAGAACACCACTTCCTGTTTATGAAAAATTGGCATCAGAGTACAAAAATAAAATAAATTGGGAGAAAGTTCACATTTTTTGGGGAGACGAAAGATACGTCGATCAAAGAAGTGAAGAAAGTAATTTCAAATGGGCATACGATTTGCTAATAAGCAAGATTAATATTCCTACAAATAATGTACATAGGATAAAAACAGAACTACCTATAGAAAAAGCATCACAAGAGTATGAAAAAGAAATAATCAACTTTTTTGGAACACAAAATCCCGTTTTTGATTTAATACTACTAGGAATAGGAGAAGATGGCCACACAGCATCTTTGTTCCCTTCAAGTGACACTTTAGAAGAAAATACAAAGTTATTCACTGCCACACCACCATCTGGAACACCAAAAGTACCGAGAATTACCGCCACGTACAAATTGCTGAACAACGCAAGAAATATCCTTTTTCTAAGTTCATACAAAGGGAAAGAGAAAGTAATAGATGAAATCCTAAACCACCCTAAGATAGCAGAAGAAAAATTTCCTGCTGCAAAGGTTAAAGTTAAGAATACTTATTTTTTCATAAAAATATAGGGACTGTTTGACAGTCCCTATTGAATTGATAATTATCAAAAACAAAGATCTCTTTTTGTATATGTAGAAGGGAGAGATTAGCTAAAATTCTGCAACCATTGATATCGAAAGGTACTTATCCTCATCAAAAGTGGCTAAATCTGTTGTATCTATTATATTTCCAAATAATAATATTAACTCTACTGGCATTTCTTCATTTGCTGCTTTGAGGTTAACGTTGTATCCTAACTTCTCATCTGCGTTGTAGTAAACATCTCCACCAATTCTAAAAGATTCTAAGAACTCGTAACCACCACCAACCTTAAGGGCATAAAAATTGTTGTTTTCCATTTCATAATAAACAGCTGCATTCAAATCAAAGCTTTGATAATTTGCTTTGGCTTCAGCGGTTACGTCTTTAGTTGAATTTGAATATTTCATCTTAACAGAAAAAGTATCTTCTTTTTCGTAACCTACTGACACGTTATCGAATTCAAAATCTTCGAGATCGACTTCAGCGTATAAACCGAATGCATCAGCCCTAACAACCAAAGAAGTGGCATCCACGGTATCGAACAAAGCACTTAGAGCATAATCGTCTGTAGAATAAGAACCAAAGATTCCAGATTTAAACTTATCATTTTGGGAAAATAGATCTATTCCTAAGTCAAAATTGTTCCAATTTAAGAAAATAGTAAAACCGGCTAGACTCTCTTCTGGATTTTCGTAATCAAAATTATATTTTGGATTTACTTCTGTTTTATAAAATGCACCCAAAGAATACATATCTTGTAGCCATAACGCTTTCATACCGTAAACCTTAAACTGGTAGTTGAGAGATGAAGCCCCTATTTTTAATTGCAGATCAGCATTTTCAATATCTGGATTTATACTCAATATAACCTCATTCGAAACAACTGGATCGCTTAAAAACCCTGTCTCTTTCTCTAATTTAGCTTTTAAATTAAATTCATATTCTCCTGAAATAATGGACGCTTTCTCTGCTGCTGCTTCAGCCGCGGGCGCAGCGATTTGCAACTCTCCATCCACTAAAACCAACTCAAAGGAAGAGTTCCTTCCTCCATATGGGTCTGGCACGTAATCAGGAGATTCCGGATCCTCGTACCAATCTGTGCCATTTACTACGTATTTGTATTCATAAACACCTGGTTGTAAATCATTTGCCACATAAATCCAAACTCCATCACTGTATTCCATTTCCCAAGCGGTCGTACTCCAGTTATTAAAAGACCCTGCTAAAAATACCGTATCAGCGGTTTCATTTTCATATTCAAAAACTACCTTGCCATCTTCAACATACACCTTAGAGAAAGAAACCACTACCAACAAAGAAAATAAAAGAACAAAAACTATTTTTTTCATCTTTCCACCTCCATATTCTCCCTATTTTTTAAAAATTGAAAGTAGTAGTAACACCTATTTGTTTTTTAAAAGATAAAACATTGTCAAAGTCGCCATTACCTATATAAAATTTGATATTACCTTTTGGCACATAATAAGTGATCTCGCCGTAGGCAGTGAAATATTTCTCGATGATCCCTTGTATATACTGAACTTTTGCCATAGCGGAAAATTGATCAAAGTTCCTTGAAATATCTGCATAATAAAGTTCTCCCAACGATTGAAAAGATTCTTCTGAAACTGGATTACCAAAAGCATATTTAATATTACCTTTAAAATCAAAAAGGTCATAATTCCCTTCTAAATACAACCTAAAGGGTTTGTATGAGGTAATTTCACTCCAATCATCCTCCCATCCTCTCTTGTAAATTGATGCTTTGTAGGAAGTTAAAAATGGGATAGAAAGATCTTGGCTATAGGTAATTGACATTTCTGATCCATCCATCACGAAATCGGAGAAGGTACCATCGAAATCTCCAGATACATACAACTCTAAATTGTCGATGTATAAATTAGTTCTAAGTCTATCTATATAGGTTTCGGTGCCAAAATCCAACTCCAATTTATTTGTCAATCTTATATCGTTGTAGGAACCCTCCAAATAAATGTTTTCCATCAAACTATCTGGAGAATATCCTCTGTAAAAATCATCTGAAATGTATGTTGTATTGAAATTATACTCAAATTGACCTAATTCTCCCCTTACCCCACCAAACAAAAGATAATTATCTTCTATACTATAGGAAGCATTTTCCACATCTTGTTGATAAGAAAGAACGACTTCTCCGTACGGTTTTACACCTTCAAAAGTTCCAACATTGAAATCAAATCCCATCATCTCATAATAATCAGATGACTCGTTTTTGTAATCTTTTAAGTATAAGACACTTGAATTTACTCCGCCAAGCTCGGGAAGCCTATAATTTAACAAATTAAAAAGATACCCACTTTTATCTACCGCATAGAAATTCATATTACCAAAGTTATCCAAATCGGCATACAACTTTAGACCATTCACAGATCCAACCTTTTCATTGTTGATTATTTTCAACCAATCATCCGTTGAGACACTTTTTCTGTTCCAATATGTAGTGAGATCTAAGTTCTCTAATTCGTATGTAAATTCAGAAGAAGAAACCCACAACTGATCGCTTGAATCCTTGTTTAAATTGAATTCGCCACGTAAGCCTTCACCAAAGAATTTAAAATATAGATCCGCTTTGTTGAAAGAATCATAAAACGAAGCTTCTTCTTCATCAGATAAATCATAATTTAAATTTAATTCTACACTTCCATTGAGATTAACACTTCCAAAAAAAACGGTTGTAATTACAATCATCAAAAAAATTAATGGAGTTTTTTTATTTCTCACCAATTTCACCTCACTTTTCTTCAAACTCTATGTAACTTATCTTAGGATAAAATCTAACGGTAAGTTCATTAGTGTTGCTTTTTAAAGTATAAACTGCATCGTCAGACTGATCAGAATAAACTTCCCCGTTGAATATCATATGCCAAGGTTGCCAACCTGGAGTTGGTTTTATCTTGTATTTTATTGTATCATTCGCTTTGAACTCTTTGCTGATGGTTGCAACTAAAACATCTCCTTGCCTTTCAAACTTTATTGCATCCTCATCCCAAGTTTTTGCTCCCCAATTTCCTGCCAAATACCAATCTTGCAATAATTTGGTATCATCTCCAACACCTACTGCTTTACCTTCTTCCATCTTTGCTTTATCTAAGTAAATTGTTATTCGTTCCAAATTATTATTTTCTACTACGTCCTTCCAAATAGGTATCGAAGCAGATGCTATATTACCATCACTTTTAACGTAGAGAATCTTGTAATAGCTTAACTCAAATATCGCCCCTCCTTCATCT is a genomic window of Petrotoga miotherma DSM 10691 containing:
- the pgl gene encoding 6-phosphogluconolactonase, producing MQAKFFEDPQKFHKETANLIYKLYKKSIEENKLFTLMLSGGRTPLPVYEKLASEYKNKINWEKVHIFWGDERYVDQRSEESNFKWAYDLLISKINIPTNNVHRIKTELPIEKASQEYEKEIINFFGTQNPVFDLILLGIGEDGHTASLFPSSDTLEENTKLFTATPPSGTPKVPRITATYKLLNNARNILFLSSYKGKEKVIDEILNHPKIAEEKFPAAKVKVKNTYFFIKI
- the zwf gene encoding glucose-6-phosphate dehydrogenase translates to MEQITKHLSRKNICEEIKPGASSLIIFGASGDLTFRKLIPSIYTLFKKNLLPNEFFLLGIARSKFTDEEYRQEIKNRLLQENEDSYIISRFVEKVFYTSGFYDDDTLYLELKNKLNYLDKLFNTQENHLFYLSTPPNVYLEIIKRLGKFNLTKESENSYSRIIIEKPFGSNFNTSKELDEELHKYLNETQIYRIDHYLGKETVQNIMMLRFANIVFEPIWNYKYIDNVQITVAETLGVEHRAGYFEQAGLLRDMFQNHMMQLLTLVAMEPPASLEDTSVRDEKTKLLKTIRPFEKDKIDEYFVRGQYIDGMINGKEVSAYTEEKNVNPNSFVETFVAAKFLIDNWRWSGVPFYLRAGKRLKRKVTEIVIIFKDVPHSIFAKNDITLEKNALILNIQPDEGFSLKIQAKQPGSKLCLNTLTMDFNYDEFFKFKGPDAYERLLLDAMLGDQTLFVRSDAMEISWKIFTPVLEKWEEEKHNGLRLYKAGTWGPKESFELLAKDNRSWRNLDFESEDLYASKVF
- a CDS encoding glycogen-binding domain-containing protein, translating into MKKIVFVLLFSLLVVVSFSKVYVEDGKVVFEYENETADTVFLAGSFNNWSTTAWEMEYSDGVWIYVANDLQPGVYEYKYVVNGTDWYEDPESPDYVPDPYGGRNSSFELVLVDGELQIAAPAAEAAAEKASIISGEYEFNLKAKLEKETGFLSDPVVSNEVILSINPDIENADLQLKIGASSLNYQFKVYGMKALWLQDMYSLGAFYKTEVNPKYNFDYENPEESLAGFTIFLNWNNFDLGIDLFSQNDKFKSGIFGSYSTDDYALSALFDTVDATSLVVRADAFGLYAEVDLEDFEFDNVSVGYEKEDTFSVKMKYSNSTKDVTAEAKANYQSFDLNAAVYYEMENNNFYALKVGGGYEFLESFRIGGDVYYNADEKLGYNVNLKAANEEMPVELILLFGNIIDTTDLATFDEDKYLSISMVAEF